From Anopheles coluzzii chromosome 3, AcolN3, whole genome shotgun sequence, the proteins below share one genomic window:
- the LOC120958963 gene encoding uncharacterized protein LOC120958963: MLFGDRTPNAPHSTSAMSTTAGAPKQQQQHQLPSYLTESLIQRSLEHDLQRPVTIDRFTAGPATAAGDNYLSDVFWIRVEYDGGASEKRLLAKCMPDIGDRGATLDVLDAFCKESETFQHLLPEFTRLVGGGEQFGAKCYYATTEPVRTIVFEDLKALGFRMCDRTKGGLDYDHMTLVMRKIARFHAASMLYAKQSAEHQRRLASRYAYGLHNPQEQPEDSRILQALQKGLEKFISVAGGWPELEGGVLRQLEALLPVFKERIAGCVKPRQPGARYEVLNHGDLWSNNMMFRYGPDDKTVEEIIFVDYQISNYGSPGLDLVYTLYNCPHRDVRIARRAELLQEYHRVLADALRKNGYDRVPTMDDVREEFTRNEFFGLVCAITFLPIMTMERTKDLDLSFDAFFKEGHGEILRDRQYNGAVFRQAVVPILHDLHARGYVR; the protein is encoded by the exons ATGCTCTTCGGCGATCGCACACCGAACGCTCCGCACAGTACTTCCGCGATGTCCACCACGGCAGGAGcaccgaagcagcagcagcagcaccagctacCCAGCTACCTCACGGAATCGCTGATCCAGCGCTCCCTCGAGCACGATCTGCAGCGCCCGGTAACGATCGATCGGTTCACGGCGGGTCCTGCAACAGCCGCCGGCGATAACTACCTGAGCGATGTGTTCTGGATCCGGGTCGAGTACGATGGCGGAGCGTCCGAGAAGCGCCTGCTAGCGAAGTGCATGCCGGACATTGGTGACCGCGGCGCGACGCTCGACGTGCTGGACGCATTCTGCAAGGAGTCGGAAACGTTCCAACACCTGCTGCCCGAGTTCACCCGCCTGGTCGGTGGGGGGGAACAGTTTGGGGCGAAGTGTTACTACGCCACCACCGAACCGGTGCGCACGATCGTGTTCGAGGATCTGAAAGCGCTCGGCTTTCGCATGTGCGACCGGACGAAGGGTGGCCTGGACTACGACCACATGACGCTGGTGATGCGCAAGATTGCCCGCTTCCATGCCGCCTCGATGCTGTACGCGAAGCAAAGCGCAGAGCATCAGCGCCGTCTCGCCAGCCGGTACGCGTACGGGCTGCACAATCCGCAGGAGCAGCCGGAAGACTCGCGCATACTGCAGGCGCTACAGAAGGGGCTGGAGAAGTTCATTTCCGTTGCGGGCGGATGGCCCGAGCTGGAGGGGGGTGTGTTGCGCCAGCTGGAAGCATTGCTGCCCGTGTTTAAGGAGCGCATTGCTGGGTGTGTGAAGCCACGGCAACCGGGGGCCCGTTACGAGGTGCTGAACCATGGCGATCTGTGGAGCAACAACATGATGTTCCGGTACGGGCCGGACGATAAGACGGTGGAGGAAATCATCTTCGTGGACTACCAAATCTCCAACTATGGCAGTCCGGGCCTGGACCTTGTCTACACGCTGTACAACTGTCCGCACCGGGACGTGCGTATTGCGAGGCGTGCGGAGCTGCTGCAAGAGTACCATCGCGTGTTGGCTGACGCATTGCGCAAAAATGGGTACGACAGGGTACCGACGATGGACGATGTGAGGGAGGAGTTTACTCGCAATGAGTTTTTCG GACTCGTCTGTGCGATCACCTTTCTGCCGATCATGACGATGGAACGGACCAAGGATCTGGACCTTAGTTTCGATGCGTTCTTCAAGGAGGGCCACGGGGAGATCCTGCGGGACAGGCAGTACAATGGGGCGGTGTTCCGGCAAGCCGTCGTGCCGATCCTACACGATCTGCACGCACGTGGCTATGTTCGGTAG
- the LOC120958965 gene encoding uncharacterized protein LOC120958965 produces MSSESEAACRPDAAAEKQLPAFLDASLLQYILDENLPDDPIEVDSFTAAIATKPGDNYSSDVYRIVVHYNGSKVIPLVAKIMSEDPTVKEFGQRIGAFMKEVYTCRNLLPIFSQIVSRGSTRIKFGAHCVYATRDPADTVVFQDLNALGYRMPDRTRGGLDLAHCELIMRKIGLFHAASMVYVARGPLERQLFTYQYSHGMVQPGDNVSNNPGLKMFANGLDTFLEVSAGWPELKREIWTKLKALRLTYAKRCAQCLLTERHDQPEVTFRVLNHGDLWTNNMMFRYEDAADEGTVSDVLFVDYQLGSYGSPGLDLVYCLHNCPQFEVRESSTDRLLRLYHESLCEGLSNGGYKQSFPTFEDVLKEYERHEFIGLVSGLSMLPIILMERTDEVELTMGNLVGGEQAVKIRNIQYQGKQYRQSVIPILERFHAKGLLD; encoded by the exons ATGTCGTCCGAAAGTGAAGCTGCCTGTCGTCCAGATGCCGCTGCCGAAAAGCAATTACCGGCCTTCCTGGACGCATCCCTGCTGCAGTACATTCTGGACGAAAATCTCCCCGATGACCCGATCGAAGTGGACAGTTTCACCGCAGCGATTGCCACCAAACCGGGCGACAACTACAGCAGCGACGTGTACAGGATCGTCGTCCACTACAATGGGTCGAAGGTAATCCCGCTCGTGGCGAAAATCATGTCGGAGGATCCGACGGTCAAGGAGTTTGGCCAACGAATCGGTGCGTTCATGAAGGAGGTGTACACGTGCCGCAACCTGTTGCCCATCTTCAGCCAGATCGTTTCGCGCGGATCAACAAGGATCAAGTTTGGTGCGCACTGCGTGTACGCAACGCGCGATCCGGCCGACACGGTTGTGTTTCAGGATCTGAATGCGCTCGGCTACCGGATGCCGGATCGTACCCGGGGCGGGCTGGACCTTGCCCACTGCGAGCTGATCATGCGCAAGATTGGTCTGTTCCATGCCGCCTCCATGGTGTACGTGGCGAGGGGACCGTTGGAGCGGCAGCTCTTCACCTACCAGTACTCGCACGGAATGGTCCAGCCTGGGGACAATGTAAGCAACAACCCGGGACTGAAAATGTTTGCCAACGGGCTGGACACGTTTCTGGAAGTGTCGGCCGGCTGGCCGGAGCTGAAGCGTGAAATTTGGACGAAGCTGAAAGCGCTCCGATTGACGTACGCGAAGCGGTGCGCACAGTGCCTGCTGACGGAGCGGCACGACCAGCCGGAGGTCACGTTCCGTGTGCTGAATCACGGTGACCTTTGGACGAACAATATGATGTTCCGGTACGAGGATGCAGCGGACGAGGGGACGGTGAGTGACGTGCTGTTTGTCGACTATCAGCTGGGCAGCTACGGCAGTCCCGGGCTCGATCTGGTGTACTGTCTGCACAACTGTCCGCAGTTTGAGGTGCGGGAAAGCAGTACCGATCGGCTGCTCCGCCTGTACCACGAGTCGCTGTGTGAGGGACTGTCGAATGGAGGCTACAAGCAGTCCTTCCCTACCTTTGAGGACGTGCTGAAGGAGTACGAGCGGCATGAGTTTATTG GGCTTGTCAGTGGACTGTCGATGTTGCCGATCATCTTAATGGAGCGCACGGACGAGGTGGAACTCACGATGGGGAATCTCGTCGGTGGGGAACAGGCGGTAAAGATACGCAACATTCAGTACCAGGGCAAGCAGTACCGCCAATCGGTCATTCCCATTTTGGAGCGCTTCCATGCCAAGGGCCTACTGGATTAA